In Bacteroidales bacterium, a single window of DNA contains:
- a CDS encoding DUF349 domain-containing protein has translation MMEEQKTNQAQDSVSENNNLENKSKPIESEFAQGESSYILDDNSSIENEENEENEENEVDATEIDFSKWNEYDLDKIKEEAESFINNAEDITRVGAIIKKLRELHNTKIDLEKQNLVEADEENLQEQIQDLEAKDAEFNKVWASYQKKRKEHFENIQKTQEENYSKKIALLDDLKKIIEDGEPLKNTFDEFRNIQEKWREIGMVPKDKSNDLWLNYNHHVQMFLDKVKLNRELRDLDMKKNMELKVELCEKAEALILEKSMHEAFKKLQDLHRQWKEIGPVPSDIKDEIWDRFKNASEKIREVRIKHYEELNKKLDANLEAKLAIKEKAQIIASGELNNIKSWNKATKEINELFELWRSIGPVPKENNDQVWTEFKGILDTFFASRKEYFDIIKTELNENYNKKLNICLEAEAIKDSNEWKKTSNELIRLQNEWKKTGPVPKAKSDAIWQRFRAACDDFFNRKKEYFDNISTIEAENLNKKTELIKEIEEYQFSDDNKENLNVIHDFQRRWFEIGRVPIAKKEKIQNEWQKKVDSILDKLKISRFEAENKRYKEHIDAISKMNDGKDKMWTELKKLRFNLSKLEQDINLWENNLGFFSNSKNAELLLKEFHDKINKAKVDLKVMKEKEKYLLDLIEQKKQ, from the coding sequence ATGATGGAAGAACAAAAAACAAATCAAGCACAAGACTCTGTTTCAGAAAACAATAATCTTGAAAACAAGTCCAAACCTATCGAAAGCGAATTTGCTCAAGGCGAAAGCTCTTACATTCTTGATGACAATTCATCTATTGAAAATGAAGAAAACGAAGAAAATGAAGAAAATGAAGTTGATGCCACAGAGATTGACTTTAGCAAATGGAATGAATATGATTTAGATAAAATAAAAGAAGAAGCTGAATCTTTCATCAACAATGCTGAAGATATAACTAGAGTCGGAGCTATTATAAAAAAATTGCGAGAACTACACAACACTAAAATTGACTTAGAAAAACAAAATTTAGTAGAAGCCGACGAAGAAAATTTGCAAGAACAAATTCAAGATTTAGAAGCTAAAGATGCTGAATTTAATAAGGTGTGGGCTTCTTATCAAAAGAAACGAAAAGAGCATTTTGAAAATATTCAAAAAACACAAGAAGAAAATTACTCGAAAAAAATAGCCCTGCTCGATGACCTCAAAAAAATCATCGAAGATGGAGAACCTCTAAAAAATACTTTTGACGAATTTCGCAATATTCAAGAAAAGTGGAGAGAAATAGGCATGGTGCCAAAAGACAAAAGCAATGACCTTTGGCTTAACTATAACCACCACGTGCAAATGTTTCTTGACAAGGTAAAGCTAAATAGAGAGCTTAGAGACCTTGACATGAAAAAGAACATGGAGCTAAAAGTTGAATTATGCGAAAAAGCAGAAGCATTAATTCTAGAAAAATCAATGCACGAAGCATTTAAAAAGCTCCAAGACTTACATCGCCAATGGAAAGAAATAGGACCAGTTCCTTCTGACATTAAAGATGAAATTTGGGATCGCTTTAAAAATGCTTCAGAAAAGATTAGAGAAGTTAGAATAAAACATTACGAAGAGCTTAATAAAAAACTTGATGCAAACCTCGAAGCTAAATTAGCAATAAAAGAAAAAGCTCAAATAATTGCTTCCGGAGAGCTAAATAATATAAAATCATGGAATAAAGCCACAAAAGAAATTAATGAACTTTTCGAACTTTGGAGAAGCATTGGTCCTGTTCCTAAAGAAAATAATGATCAAGTTTGGACTGAATTTAAAGGAATTTTAGATACCTTTTTCGCATCTCGCAAAGAGTATTTTGACATCATTAAAACTGAACTCAACGAAAATTACAATAAAAAATTAAATATTTGCTTAGAAGCAGAAGCTATAAAAGACAGTAATGAGTGGAAAAAAACTTCAAACGAACTTATAAGACTTCAAAACGAATGGAAAAAAACTGGACCTGTTCCAAAAGCAAAATCTGATGCAATATGGCAAAGATTCCGTGCCGCTTGCGATGATTTTTTCAACAGAAAAAAAGAATATTTCGACAATATATCAACTATTGAAGCTGAAAATCTAAATAAAAAAACTGAACTCATTAAAGAAATTGAAGAATATCAATTCTCAGATGATAATAAAGAAAACTTAAATGTAATTCACGATTTTCAAAGACGTTGGTTCGAAATAGGTCGTGTGCCAATTGCAAAAAAAGAAAAAATACAAAATGAATGGCAGAAAAAAGTTGATTCCATTCTTGATAAATTAAAAATTAGTCGATTTGAAGCTGAAAACAAAAGATATAAAGAACATATTGATGCTATTTCCAAAATGAATGACGGAAAAGATAAAATGTGGACAGAACTAAAAAAACTAAGATTTAATCTTTCTAAACTAGAGCAAGACATAAACCTATGGGAAAATAATCTTGGCTTCTTCTCTAATTCAAAAAATGCAGAACTACTCCTTAAAGAATTTCACGATAAAATTAATAAAGCCAAAGTAGATCTGAAAGTTATGAAAGAAAAAGAAAAATATCTTTTGGATTTAATCGAACAAAAAAAACAATAG